The following proteins are co-located in the Paenibacillus sp. JNUCC32 genome:
- a CDS encoding lipoate--protein ligase, with product MLFIDNQGIHDPSINLAIEEYALKHLSMDESYLLFYINKPSIIIGKHQNTIEEINQEYVRDNNIQVVRRLSGGGAVYHDLGNLNFSFITKDDGQSFHNFLKFTQPVIDFLQKMGVPAELSGRNDLQVGEKKISGNAQFSTRGRMFSHGTLMFDLNLDDVQASLNANPEKFKSKSTKSVRSRVANIKELLGTDMTIEQFRAELLRSIFGMEPDQVPQYVLQEKDWEIINQISKERYQNWDWNYGLSPESNVKHARKFPVGIIDIRMDIREGHIGEIKIYGDFFGVGDVADIENLLRGKRYEETAVRTALSGIDVKHYFGNLELDDLIGLIFLEE from the coding sequence ATGCTATTTATCGATAATCAGGGGATTCACGACCCATCCATCAACCTAGCGATTGAAGAATATGCGCTTAAGCACTTGTCCATGGACGAGAGCTACCTTCTCTTTTATATCAACAAGCCTTCCATCATCATCGGAAAGCATCAGAATACGATCGAAGAGATCAACCAGGAATACGTTCGCGACAACAACATCCAGGTTGTGCGCCGGCTGTCCGGCGGCGGAGCCGTGTACCACGATCTCGGCAACCTGAATTTCAGCTTCATTACGAAGGACGACGGCCAGTCGTTCCACAACTTCCTGAAGTTCACGCAGCCGGTCATCGACTTCCTGCAAAAGATGGGCGTGCCAGCCGAGCTCAGCGGCCGGAATGACCTGCAGGTCGGCGAGAAGAAAATTTCGGGGAACGCTCAGTTCTCGACGCGGGGACGCATGTTCAGCCACGGCACGCTCATGTTCGATCTGAATCTGGATGACGTGCAGGCCTCGCTGAATGCCAATCCGGAAAAGTTTAAATCCAAGAGCACCAAGTCCGTGCGCAGCCGCGTAGCTAACATCAAGGAGCTGCTTGGCACCGACATGACCATTGAACAGTTCCGCGCGGAGCTGCTTCGCTCGATCTTCGGGATGGAACCGGATCAAGTACCGCAATACGTGCTTCAGGAGAAGGATTGGGAGATCATCAACCAGATTTCGAAGGAACGCTACCAGAATTGGGATTGGAACTACGGGCTGTCCCCTGAGAGCAACGTGAAGCATGCGAGGAAGTTCCCGGTGGGCATCATCGATATCCGCATGGATATCCGTGAAGGGCATATCGGAGAGATTAAAATTTACGGCGATTTCTTCGGCGTCGGCGATGTTGCGGATATCGAGAATCTGCTTCGCGGCAAACGGTACGAAGAAACGGCGGTGCGCACCGCGCTATCCGGCATCGACGTCAAGCATTACTTCGGCAACCTCGAGCTCGACGATCTGATCGGCCTCATCTTTCTTGAGGAATAG
- a CDS encoding TioE family transcriptional regulator: MHYYKPKDIAKELHISTSALRHYESWGVVPSPERNEKGYRLYTKMHLAYFRCLRAMFPGFGYAVTYDVIRHIQKREMDEALWLVNGEQVKLQQEKTIADETLALLENPGLDSIRDKKLKAHMTIGEAAELTNVESSAIRHWEKEGLITPDRNPENGYRLYSPSHVRQILLIRSLRRTVYYLESIKEIIQAVEHQSIEQAKKLVREALSVIHQRNLQQFNGIHKLMELCMEVGLLEFDDAALLKPILTFNPDRE; encoded by the coding sequence ATGCATTACTACAAGCCGAAAGACATCGCCAAAGAGCTGCATATCAGTACGAGTGCTTTAAGGCATTACGAATCTTGGGGAGTGGTGCCCTCACCTGAGCGGAACGAGAAGGGGTACCGTCTATACACGAAGATGCATCTCGCCTACTTCCGGTGTCTGCGGGCCATGTTCCCCGGGTTCGGTTATGCCGTAACCTATGATGTGATTCGCCATATCCAGAAGAGGGAGATGGATGAAGCCCTCTGGCTCGTGAACGGGGAGCAGGTCAAACTGCAGCAGGAAAAGACCATTGCGGACGAAACGCTTGCCCTGCTTGAGAATCCCGGGCTTGACAGCATCAGGGATAAAAAGCTGAAGGCGCATATGACAATCGGCGAAGCTGCCGAATTGACCAACGTGGAGTCGTCCGCCATTCGTCACTGGGAGAAGGAAGGCTTGATCACTCCCGATCGCAACCCCGAGAATGGATATCGGCTGTACAGCCCCTCGCATGTCCGGCAGATTTTGCTGATTCGCTCGCTGAGGCGGACCGTATATTACCTGGAGAGCATCAAGGAGATTATTCAGGCCGTGGAGCATCAGAGCATTGAGCAGGCCAAAAAATTGGTCCGCGAAGCGTTGTCGGTCATTCATCAACGAAATCTGCAGCAATTCAACGGCATTCATAAGCTGATGGAGCTGTGCATGGAGGTAGGCTTGCTGGAGTTCGACGATGCGGCTCTTCTGAAGCCGATTCTAACATTTAACCCGGATCGGGAATGA
- a CDS encoding GNAT family N-acetyltransferase, producing MMNMHITEEVPQLKEYIDLRFDAGLPEVEESIAETALNRSLLSVLVRDGNDRLIGMGRVIGDGALYFQLVDVMAAASYRDQGLEETIVSELLARLKKIAPSGAEVTVITDVPGIKLYQHAGFKLLYPERYGMAGSV from the coding sequence ATGATGAATATGCACATAACCGAGGAAGTTCCACAGCTTAAGGAATATATCGATCTCCGATTCGATGCAGGGCTGCCTGAGGTCGAGGAATCGATCGCAGAGACGGCTCTCAACCGCAGCCTGCTCTCCGTCCTTGTCCGGGACGGCAATGACCGGCTGATCGGTATGGGAAGGGTGATCGGCGACGGCGCTTTGTATTTTCAACTGGTAGATGTTATGGCCGCGGCATCCTATCGGGATCAAGGGCTTGAAGAAACGATCGTGTCCGAACTGCTCGCCCGCCTGAAAAAAATAGCGCCAAGCGGAGCCGAGGTCACCGTCATCACGGACGTTCCCGGAATCAAGCTGTATCAACACGCCGGCTTCAAGCTGCTGTACCCTGAACGATACGGTATGGCCGGATCTGTGTGA
- a CDS encoding metal-dependent hydrolase, whose amino-acid sequence MMGRAHLIISTGVTLSVMGMSGVPVTLPAAAVALVSSLLPDIDEPNSLLVRKAIPSGLLRILQLAMIGAAIFVVFYGKEYAPWNIALAGLIGVVSYLPSRTLRHVVMFLIGLGLISFGQGFSPWNTIAGSVLIAGSLVTHRGLTHTVYAAAGWTGLLYFASQGKIGGESLWFAGGLSYSIHLLADALTNRGIRPLPPFKWRIKLKIMSTGSKWGRTVENACIVLTLALVWYVFMAS is encoded by the coding sequence ATGATGGGCAGAGCTCATTTGATTATCAGCACAGGGGTCACGTTATCCGTCATGGGCATGAGCGGAGTGCCTGTCACGCTGCCTGCCGCGGCAGTGGCTTTGGTCAGCTCGCTGCTTCCCGACATCGACGAGCCCAACTCCCTGCTGGTGCGCAAGGCGATTCCTTCCGGGCTGCTGCGAATTCTACAGCTGGCGATGATTGGCGCCGCCATATTCGTCGTATTCTACGGCAAGGAGTATGCGCCTTGGAATATCGCCCTGGCCGGGCTGATCGGGGTTGTTTCGTACCTGCCGAGCCGGACGCTGCGCCATGTCGTCATGTTCCTGATCGGCTTGGGACTGATTTCCTTCGGGCAGGGCTTCAGCCCATGGAATACGATCGCAGGCAGCGTGCTGATTGCAGGCTCCTTGGTGACCCATCGGGGGTTAACCCATACCGTCTATGCCGCAGCCGGATGGACGGGCTTGCTGTATTTTGCGTCACAGGGCAAGATCGGCGGGGAAAGCCTATGGTTTGCCGGCGGTTTATCCTACTCGATTCATTTGCTCGCAGATGCGCTGACCAACCGCGGAATCCGTCCGCTTCCTCCGTTCAAATGGAGAATCAAGCTGAAGATCATGAGCACCGGAAGCAAATGGGGACGCACGGTAGAGAATGCCTGCATTGTGCTGACGCTGGCCCTTGTTTGGTACGTGTTTATGGCTTCTTAA
- the cobD gene encoding threonine-phosphate decarboxylase CobD: protein MSDNNQPLIEVYGHGGDVETAAAAYGRAASAFLDYSANINPLGPPQGVMAALEEGMSAVIRYPDPGHREFKRLLAEELDTDARCILVGNGAAECMALLLLGLQPRTVGVVDPCFSEYRELSLKFGSDIRSVCGEPERDWRADKADMMELIACTDLVFVGQPNNPNGVQYSLEDIRELAACAEQEGTWLVLDEAFIDFIPPEDRQTLMPELQDYPRTIIVRSMTKFYAIPGLRLGFTVAHHDVIRTMAGKQVTWSVNGLALLAGEACLDSGREYELDTLQLIRVEREKLIHGLRALGLDVTPGEANFLLMELPRPWNAGTFQQEMGRRGVLVRSCAMYPGLGERHIRLAVKDAGSNDRLLAITAEVLGNPSADAT, encoded by the coding sequence ATGAGCGATAATAACCAACCTTTGATCGAGGTGTACGGACACGGCGGGGACGTGGAGACGGCGGCGGCTGCATATGGAAGGGCAGCCTCGGCTTTTCTGGATTACAGCGCGAATATTAACCCGCTAGGACCGCCCCAAGGGGTCATGGCAGCGTTAGAAGAAGGGATGAGCGCGGTGATTCGTTATCCGGATCCGGGGCACCGCGAATTCAAGAGGCTGCTTGCGGAGGAATTGGACACCGATGCCCGGTGCATTCTTGTCGGAAATGGAGCTGCAGAATGCATGGCACTGCTGCTGCTGGGCCTGCAGCCCCGAACGGTCGGCGTGGTCGATCCTTGTTTTTCCGAATACCGGGAGCTGTCCTTGAAATTTGGTTCGGACATCCGCTCCGTGTGCGGGGAGCCGGAGCGGGATTGGCGTGCGGACAAGGCGGATATGATGGAGCTGATCGCCTGCACGGATCTCGTATTTGTGGGACAGCCGAACAATCCGAACGGGGTTCAGTACAGCCTGGAGGATATTCGCGAGCTGGCGGCATGCGCTGAGCAAGAAGGGACCTGGTTGGTGCTGGATGAGGCCTTCATCGATTTCATTCCGCCGGAGGACAGACAGACATTGATGCCGGAACTGCAGGACTATCCGCGGACGATCATTGTCCGGTCGATGACCAAGTTTTATGCGATACCGGGCCTGCGGCTCGGGTTTACGGTTGCCCACCACGACGTGATACGCACCATGGCAGGCAAACAGGTGACGTGGAGCGTCAATGGACTGGCGCTGCTTGCGGGAGAGGCTTGTCTTGACAGCGGCAGGGAATATGAACTGGACACGCTGCAATTGATTCGCGTGGAACGCGAGAAGCTGATACATGGTTTACGAGCGCTGGGGCTTGACGTTACGCCGGGGGAGGCCAATTTTCTGCTGATGGAGCTTCCGCGGCCTTGGAATGCAGGGACGTTCCAGCAGGAAATGGGCAGGCGGGGCGTGCTCGTCCGCAGCTGCGCCATGTACCCGGGCCTCGGTGAGCGCCACATCCGGTTAGCCGTTAAGGATGCCGGATCTAACGACAGATTGCTGGCGATAACCGCGGAGGTCCTTGGAAATCCTTCTGCTGACGCGACTTAG
- a CDS encoding histidine phosphatase family protein produces the protein MDMRISLHLVRHGRTLWNEERRYLGHEDQGILAEGREQLLPLREELRCRHFVRIYCSDLLRCRQTLNVILSDSKRGAVPDDDILGQFMPGVRYDPRLRELDFGDWEGKTYEELKTDSLYRRWIDNPAEVTPPSGESWEAFGSRVQAFLSGLHLDVKELLHMEEAPDPLSQAEAEAEAEAEARRGDDGRGTLAEGVDVLVVTHGGVIREMAAATVPDTEFWATSVMPGEVLKLQLTWDGASWRGVRLSE, from the coding sequence ATGGATATGAGGATCAGCCTGCATCTGGTGCGTCACGGCCGCACGTTGTGGAACGAGGAGCGCCGTTATCTCGGCCATGAGGATCAGGGAATTCTGGCTGAGGGAAGGGAACAGCTCCTCCCGCTGCGGGAGGAACTTCGCTGCAGGCATTTTGTCCGGATCTATTGCAGCGATCTCCTCCGCTGCCGGCAGACGCTCAATGTGATCTTATCGGATTCAAAAAGGGGTGCTGTTCCTGATGATGACATATTGGGCCAGTTTATGCCGGGCGTACGATATGACCCGCGGCTGCGCGAACTGGATTTCGGGGATTGGGAAGGAAAGACCTACGAGGAGTTGAAGACGGATTCCCTCTACCGGCGCTGGATCGATAACCCTGCGGAAGTTACGCCGCCCAGCGGGGAGAGCTGGGAAGCTTTCGGTTCCCGCGTCCAGGCCTTTTTGTCGGGATTGCATTTGGATGTGAAGGAATTATTGCATATGGAGGAAGCTCCGGATCCCCTTTCGCAGGCAGAGGCAGAGGCTGAGGCAGAGGCAGAGGCCAGGCGTGGTGATGATGGCCGTGGAACGCTCGCTGAAGGAGTTGACGTGCTTGTGGTCACCCACGGCGGCGTTATTCGGGAGATGGCAGCGGCTACCGTGCCGGATACGGAATTCTGGGCGACGTCGGTTATGCCGGGCGAGGTGCTCAAGCTGCAGCTGACATGGGACGGAGCGAGCTGGCGAGGCGTACGGTTAAGCGAATAA
- a CDS encoding ABC transporter substrate-binding protein produces MKALNKTWSVLLVAILMALALIGCGGEEAAPKDATPPAQQQEQNNEAPAESAEELKTTYPLTVKDSTGVEMTFEKAPTKIASLTPSETEKLFALGLDEEIVGVSDNDDYPEAAKSKPKLGGFQVNEEAIIAADADVVFAASMNAQNAEKLRELGVTLFVNDPKTIDAVMENIELIGQITDRQAEAKAVVDQMKQELAAVTEAVKSVKDEDKKKVYVEFSPGWTVGKGEFMDEIITAAGGVNAAGDAEGWFEISEENIIAANPDVILYTDDVVDEATKKTLDQLIKERGGWDQIEAIKNDQVISVDANLLSRPGPRVTQGLMEVAKAVYPELMNP; encoded by the coding sequence ATGAAAGCATTAAACAAAACATGGTCCGTACTTCTGGTAGCCATACTGATGGCCCTGGCCTTGATCGGCTGCGGCGGCGAAGAAGCAGCACCGAAGGATGCGACGCCGCCGGCACAGCAGCAAGAGCAGAATAACGAAGCGCCGGCGGAATCGGCGGAAGAGCTTAAGACCACGTATCCGCTGACCGTCAAGGATTCAACGGGCGTGGAAATGACGTTTGAGAAAGCGCCGACCAAGATTGCGTCCCTGACTCCGTCCGAGACGGAAAAACTGTTTGCATTGGGACTGGATGAGGAGATCGTTGGCGTATCCGATAACGACGATTACCCCGAAGCGGCCAAATCCAAGCCTAAACTGGGCGGGTTCCAGGTGAATGAAGAGGCGATCATCGCAGCCGACGCCGATGTGGTATTCGCGGCTTCGATGAATGCCCAGAATGCCGAGAAATTGCGCGAGCTTGGCGTTACGCTGTTCGTCAACGATCCGAAAACCATCGATGCGGTGATGGAGAACATCGAGCTGATCGGTCAAATTACGGACCGTCAAGCCGAGGCGAAAGCGGTCGTCGATCAGATGAAGCAGGAATTGGCTGCCGTTACGGAAGCCGTGAAATCCGTGAAGGATGAAGACAAGAAGAAAGTATACGTGGAGTTCTCTCCGGGATGGACCGTCGGCAAAGGCGAGTTCATGGATGAGATCATTACCGCAGCTGGCGGCGTCAATGCAGCCGGCGATGCGGAAGGCTGGTTCGAAATCAGCGAGGAGAACATCATCGCCGCGAACCCGGACGTTATTCTGTACACGGACGATGTGGTGGACGAAGCCACCAAGAAAACATTGGATCAGCTGATCAAGGAGCGCGGCGGCTGGGATCAGATCGAAGCCATCAAGAACGATCAGGTCATTTCCGTGGATGCCAATCTGCTCAGCCGTCCGGGCCCGCGCGTGACGCAAGGACTGATGGAAGTGGCGAAGGCCGTTTATCCGGAATTGATGAATCCATGA
- a CDS encoding Cof-type HAD-IIB family hydrolase, with protein sequence MTTYKLMAIDIDDTLINDDKEVTPGVQQALEQAVAHGVVVTLATGRAYASAQAIARQTGLNVPIITYQGALIKNLLDEKVLYERFVPVDAAVKLFEYCVEHNLHLQTYIDDKLYAREENQKLIDYCALNRTPYYIEPDFMTMVRKPTPKMLIIDDPDYLDELIPIFRELLGDEVHITKSKPHFLEFMHKEGTKGHALTFLADHFGCDLKETIAVGDSWNDHEMLEAAGLGVAMGNSIEPLKAIADYVTLGNNEDGVKHVIDKFVLNQG encoded by the coding sequence ATGACAACTTACAAATTGATGGCCATCGACATTGACGACACCCTGATCAATGACGATAAGGAAGTAACCCCAGGCGTCCAGCAGGCGCTTGAGCAAGCGGTCGCCCACGGCGTCGTCGTGACGCTGGCAACCGGACGTGCCTATGCGTCAGCCCAGGCGATTGCCCGTCAAACCGGACTCAACGTTCCCATCATCACCTACCAAGGTGCCTTGATCAAAAACCTGCTCGACGAAAAGGTTCTCTACGAACGCTTCGTTCCCGTCGACGCTGCCGTAAAGCTGTTTGAATACTGCGTGGAGCACAATCTGCATCTGCAAACCTACATCGATGACAAGCTGTATGCCCGCGAAGAGAATCAGAAGCTGATCGATTACTGCGCCCTGAACCGGACGCCTTATTATATCGAGCCTGATTTTATGACGATGGTTCGGAAACCGACACCGAAAATGCTCATTATTGACGATCCCGACTATCTCGATGAACTGATCCCTATATTCCGCGAGCTGCTCGGCGATGAAGTGCATATTACCAAATCCAAGCCGCATTTTCTGGAGTTCATGCATAAGGAAGGCACGAAGGGACATGCGCTGACCTTCCTGGCCGATCATTTTGGCTGCGATCTCAAGGAAACCATCGCTGTCGGCGACTCCTGGAACGACCACGAAATGCTGGAGGCAGCCGGACTTGGCGTCGCTATGGGCAATTCGATCGAGCCGCTTAAGGCGATTGCCGATTACGTTACGTTGGGGAATAACGAAGACGGCGTGAAGCATGTCATTGATAAATTCGTGCTCAACCAAGGTTAA
- a CDS encoding DMT family transporter, translating to MNRSRIADISLLLVAMMWGSTFLIVQYAVRVLPPMAFNSARFLGAALLLALIITLFYRNQWKLISGRMLLHACLLGLFLFIGYAFQTAGLLYTTTSNAGFITGLSVVLVPFISYALLKHSISRFTWISALLAAAGLYLLTFAGSGMSLNKGDVLVFVCAIGFALHIGYTGVYAGRYPSLLLAALQMAVVGVFSLIASALTEHVGHAADLMEKLTEPNVLWALAVSIGPTSAFAFWIQTVCQKYTTPSRVAIIYATEPVFAALTGILFAGERLTLFGGIGCLCILAGMVIAELKSAPQKVQ from the coding sequence GTGAATCGCTCACGTATCGCCGACATCAGCCTGCTTCTGGTGGCCATGATGTGGGGCTCCACGTTCCTCATCGTTCAGTATGCGGTGCGCGTCCTCCCGCCTATGGCCTTTAATTCGGCCCGCTTTCTGGGAGCGGCCCTGCTCCTCGCATTGATCATCACCCTCTTTTACCGGAATCAGTGGAAGCTAATATCCGGCAGGATGCTGCTGCATGCTTGCCTGCTCGGTCTTTTTTTGTTTATCGGCTATGCCTTTCAAACGGCGGGCCTTCTGTACACGACCACGTCCAATGCAGGTTTCATTACCGGCTTGTCCGTCGTGCTGGTGCCTTTCATATCGTACGCGCTGTTAAAACACTCCATCTCCAGATTCACTTGGATCAGCGCCTTGCTTGCTGCAGCGGGCCTGTACCTGCTCACCTTCGCCGGATCCGGCATGAGCCTGAACAAGGGCGATGTGCTCGTATTCGTTTGCGCCATCGGTTTTGCGCTCCATATCGGTTATACGGGCGTTTATGCCGGCCGATATCCCTCCCTGCTGCTGGCAGCGCTCCAGATGGCCGTCGTTGGGGTATTCAGCCTGATAGCTTCCGCTTTAACCGAACATGTGGGCCATGCAGCGGATCTGATGGAGAAGCTGACCGAGCCGAACGTGCTGTGGGCGCTCGCTGTATCCATCGGCCCTACCAGCGCATTCGCCTTCTGGATCCAAACCGTCTGCCAAAAATACACGACGCCGTCCAGGGTAGCCATCATCTATGCAACGGAGCCCGTATTCGCGGCACTGACGGGAATTCTGTTTGCCGGAGAACGGCTTACGCTTTTCGGCGGCATCGGTTGCCTGTGCATTTTGGCGGGAATGGTGATTGCGGAATTGAAGTCTGCGCCACAGAAGGTACAATAG
- the cbiB gene encoding adenosylcobinamide-phosphate synthase CbiB — MTAVWVIWAAVALDLLIGDPRWLPHPVIGMGKAIRRVEGWIRQRTVSAQGLKRAGILLPVIVAGGSFVLAWLLLELCAAIHPWLAWGAEIVLIATTIAIKGLREAGLEVYGHLRSGNIAEARQALSMVVGRDTAHLDEPEIVRGTVETVAENIVDAVIAPLFFALIGGAPLALAYRAVNTLDSMVGYKNEKYLHVGWASARLDDLANWIPARLTAGLLTIAAAMFSLQWKQAIKMVKRDARKHPSPNSGFPESAVAGALGIRLGGENSYQGVISFRAYMGDPDRPLEAEDIRVTNRLLVGVSVLFTMLGTAVLGLAAAAGGSLWI; from the coding sequence ATGACCGCCGTATGGGTCATATGGGCGGCGGTGGCGCTGGACCTGCTGATCGGAGATCCGAGATGGCTGCCGCATCCCGTCATCGGCATGGGGAAGGCGATCCGCCGGGTCGAAGGATGGATTCGCCAGCGGACGGTTTCCGCTCAGGGACTGAAGCGGGCGGGGATATTGCTGCCGGTGATCGTGGCCGGCGGCTCCTTCGTGCTGGCATGGCTGCTGCTGGAGCTGTGCGCAGCGATTCATCCTTGGCTTGCCTGGGGTGCGGAGATCGTTCTCATTGCGACTACGATTGCGATCAAGGGGCTGCGCGAGGCAGGATTGGAGGTCTACGGCCATCTTCGTTCCGGGAATATCGCCGAGGCCAGGCAAGCGCTAAGCATGGTGGTCGGGAGGGACACCGCTCATCTGGATGAGCCGGAAATTGTGCGGGGGACGGTGGAGACGGTTGCGGAAAATATCGTGGACGCGGTCATCGCTCCGCTGTTTTTTGCCCTGATCGGAGGGGCGCCGCTTGCGTTGGCCTACCGCGCCGTGAATACGCTGGATTCCATGGTCGGTTATAAAAACGAGAAGTACCTGCATGTAGGCTGGGCCTCCGCCCGGCTGGACGATCTCGCCAATTGGATACCGGCACGCCTGACCGCCGGGCTGTTGACCATCGCGGCGGCGATGTTCTCGCTGCAGTGGAAACAAGCGATCAAGATGGTTAAACGAGATGCGCGTAAGCATCCCAGTCCGAACAGCGGCTTCCCGGAATCGGCCGTTGCCGGTGCCTTGGGGATTCGCCTGGGAGGCGAAAATTCGTACCAAGGCGTGATCTCGTTCCGGGCTTACATGGGGGACCCCGACCGACCGCTCGAAGCGGAGGATATCCGGGTGACAAACCGTCTGCTTGTGGGCGTATCGGTTTTGTTTACGATGCTGGGCACCGCGGTGCTCGGACTTGCTGCCGCGGCAGGAGGAAGCCTATGGATATGA
- a CDS encoding FecCD family ABC transporter permease: MSKKLAGFGAAGLILLLLTLVVSLGIGSVHLPVREIGAMLLHRLPGIGDSIVPGWEASSEQILMKVRLPRILLGMLVGASLAVAGAAFQGVLRNPLADPFTLGVSSGAALGAASLIFFGMEYSFAGGYTLPVVAFLTGAGTLWAVLLLARDQGKLPIHGLILSGVVMQSFLGAVVSFLTVMSKDTVNQILYWTMGSLSMRGWSYTAILFPYFAAGFVYLWSRSRALNILSLGERQAAHMGLNVDRLKTSVLIVATLLAAAAVSVSGVIGFVGLVVPHMIRLITGSDYRVIVPLSALGGAIFMVWCDTAARSVLAPTEIPLGVVTAFIGAPFFAYLLYRNKKRRREGLS, translated from the coding sequence ATGAGTAAAAAACTTGCAGGATTCGGTGCGGCCGGCCTGATCCTTTTACTGCTGACCTTGGTTGTCAGTCTCGGAATCGGCTCCGTTCACCTGCCTGTGAGAGAGATTGGAGCGATGCTGCTGCACCGGCTGCCGGGAATCGGCGATTCCATCGTTCCAGGCTGGGAAGCTTCCTCCGAGCAAATCCTGATGAAGGTGAGATTGCCGCGGATCCTGCTCGGGATGCTTGTTGGAGCCTCCCTGGCGGTGGCCGGAGCCGCCTTTCAAGGCGTGCTTCGCAATCCGCTGGCGGATCCGTTTACGCTCGGTGTGTCCTCGGGTGCTGCGCTTGGCGCGGCATCCCTGATTTTTTTCGGAATGGAATATTCCTTTGCCGGAGGTTATACACTGCCGGTTGTAGCGTTTCTGACCGGAGCAGGCACCCTATGGGCCGTTTTGCTGCTGGCAAGGGATCAAGGAAAACTGCCGATCCATGGGCTCATCCTGTCCGGGGTGGTGATGCAGTCGTTTCTGGGCGCCGTCGTTTCGTTTCTGACGGTGATGTCCAAAGATACGGTGAACCAAATCCTGTACTGGACGATGGGAAGCCTGAGCATGCGCGGATGGTCGTATACGGCCATCCTTTTCCCGTATTTTGCAGCGGGTTTCGTATATCTATGGAGCAGGTCGCGGGCGCTTAACATTTTGTCGCTCGGGGAACGGCAGGCCGCTCATATGGGATTGAATGTCGATCGTCTGAAGACCAGCGTGCTGATCGTCGCTACCCTGCTTGCCGCGGCAGCCGTATCGGTTTCCGGCGTGATCGGGTTCGTCGGGCTTGTAGTACCGCATATGATTCGGCTGATCACCGGCTCCGATTACCGCGTGATTGTTCCCCTGTCGGCGCTGGGCGGCGCGATTTTCATGGTTTGGTGCGATACGGCAGCACGCTCCGTCTTGGCGCCGACGGAAATCCCGCTCGGGGTGGTCACGGCATTCATAGGCGCTCCGTTCTTTGCTTATCTGCTGTACCGGAACAAAAAACGGCGCAGGGAGGGGTTATCATGA
- a CDS encoding adenosylcobinamide amidohydrolase, producing the protein MAVPFLKGSNRPYNSDAWPGAIVSLDSEQQHPHIRISLPSPAASISSAIYGGGFLHLDHIVNRYVDKHYDCSDPINDMVSFMAGHGYPADSTAGLMTAVKLKYASIREARGEQASVLCCTTAGVGNAARAGSSRTTFAAYQPGTINVVLVVDGRLTPACMVNAMLTAAEAKAAALHDLGVKDHETGAAATGTTTDAMVLAVSGNTAFGVNHHYAGTATDLGGMIGRLVYDSVTESIAAEREDRI; encoded by the coding sequence ATGGCAGTACCTTTTCTGAAAGGCAGCAATCGTCCATATAACTCGGATGCATGGCCGGGAGCCATCGTGTCCTTGGATTCGGAGCAGCAGCATCCGCATATTCGGATCTCGCTTCCGAGTCCGGCTGCGTCCATAAGCAGCGCCATATACGGCGGCGGTTTTCTGCACTTGGACCATATCGTGAACCGTTATGTCGACAAGCATTACGATTGCAGCGATCCGATAAACGATATGGTTAGCTTTATGGCTGGGCACGGCTATCCGGCCGATTCCACGGCAGGATTGATGACGGCGGTAAAACTGAAATATGCCTCCATTCGGGAGGCTCGGGGCGAGCAAGCTTCCGTTCTATGCTGTACTACCGCGGGCGTGGGCAATGCAGCCCGCGCCGGGTCGAGCCGTACGACCTTCGCGGCTTACCAGCCTGGCACGATTAATGTCGTGCTGGTGGTGGACGGAAGGCTGACGCCGGCTTGCATGGTGAACGCCATGCTGACGGCAGCCGAAGCGAAAGCCGCGGCGCTGCATGACCTGGGGGTGAAGGATCATGAAACCGGAGCCGCCGCCACGGGGACGACGACGGATGCGATGGTCCTTGCGGTCAGCGGCAATACAGCCTTTGGCGTGAACCATCATTATGCCGGAACCGCGACCGATCTGGGCGGCATGATCGGACGTCTTGTCTACGACAGCGTCACGGAGAGCATCGCCGCCGAAAGAGAAGATCGGATATGA